The Pseudomonas kermanshahensis genome includes a window with the following:
- a CDS encoding DUF899 domain-containing protein — protein MSSENRHEVVSRSQWLAARRQLWLHEKAFTHQRDELAAARRALPWMKVEQPYRFQGPEGELSLAQLFAGRSQLLLYHFMFAEGWREGCPGCSFLADHFDGANLHLAHHDVSLVAVSRAPYAEFQAFRQRMGWQFSWYSSAGSGFNEDFGVSVGSDAPRQYNYEPYEGSESELPGLSAFYLDADGSVYHTYSTYARGLDILVNTYNFLDIAPLGRNEAGTMDWVRHHDRYEGQTGKAHCCHD, from the coding sequence ATGAGCAGTGAAAACAGGCATGAGGTGGTCTCCCGCAGCCAGTGGCTGGCAGCACGCCGGCAGCTGTGGTTGCACGAAAAAGCCTTCACCCATCAACGCGACGAGCTGGCTGCAGCACGTCGCGCTTTGCCCTGGATGAAGGTCGAACAACCCTATCGATTCCAGGGGCCGGAGGGCGAACTGAGCCTGGCCCAACTGTTCGCCGGGCGCAGCCAGCTGTTGCTCTATCACTTCATGTTCGCCGAGGGCTGGCGTGAAGGTTGCCCAGGCTGCTCTTTCCTGGCTGACCATTTTGACGGCGCGAACCTGCACCTGGCGCACCACGATGTATCGCTGGTGGCCGTCTCCCGGGCGCCCTACGCCGAGTTCCAGGCATTTCGCCAGCGCATGGGCTGGCAGTTTTCGTGGTACTCGTCCGCAGGTAGCGGGTTCAATGAAGACTTTGGCGTCAGCGTGGGCAGCGACGCGCCTCGGCAGTACAACTATGAGCCTTATGAAGGCAGCGAAAGCGAGTTGCCGGGGCTGAGTGCGTTCTACCTTGACGCGGACGGCAGCGTGTACCACACGTACTCAACCTATGCCCGCGGGCTGGACATTCTGGTCAATACCTACAACTTCCTCGACATTGCGCCGTTGGGGCGTAACGAGGCCGGAACCATGGACTGGGTGCGGCACCATGACCGCTATGAAGGGCAGACCGGCAAGGCGCATTGTTGCCATGACTGA
- a CDS encoding AAA family ATPase produces the protein MKVLVLCGPESSGKSWLSGVLQAHFGGVVVAEYVRHFIDHECRDTCYADIPTIARGQLEWEDRARAQAPELLILDTHLLSNMLWSRALFDDCPAWLEQALLARHYDLHLLLSPQGVDWVADGQRCHPDLNDRQRFFDDSLQWLQRHQQALLVIDGNWPQRQLRALQAVATLLDSDAPACPTEC, from the coding sequence ATGAAGGTGCTGGTGCTGTGCGGGCCGGAATCCAGTGGCAAGAGCTGGCTAAGTGGCGTGCTGCAGGCGCATTTCGGTGGCGTGGTGGTCGCTGAATACGTGCGCCACTTCATCGACCATGAATGCCGCGACACCTGCTACGCAGACATCCCCACCATCGCCCGTGGCCAACTCGAGTGGGAAGACCGCGCCCGCGCGCAAGCGCCCGAACTGTTGATACTCGACACCCACCTGCTCAGCAACATGCTCTGGAGCCGCGCCCTGTTCGACGACTGCCCGGCCTGGCTGGAACAGGCCTTGCTTGCTAGGCACTACGACCTGCACCTGTTACTGAGCCCTCAAGGCGTGGACTGGGTTGCCGATGGCCAGCGTTGCCACCCCGACCTGAACGACCGTCAGCGCTTTTTCGACGATAGCCTGCAGTGGCTGCAACGCCATCAACAAGCACTGTTGGTGATTGATGGCAATTGGCCGCAACGCCAGTTGCGAGCCTTGCAAGCAGTCGCTACGCTGCTTGATAGCGATGCGCCAGCCTGCCCCACCGAGTGTTAA
- a CDS encoding heme utilization protein has translation MKPSMAIKPLVFAIAAVMAVAVQADQNDRRGGHHNGHHNNGQHTPPPTRIPVYATANAIDSQRSTGNTVTNQGTINEAEMSSSATGASGNVGVNVAAGNGNQQDNAAAIANAASDSSLDNSFVFGTAEATADVRQFSNNNRVDNWSTQSSAVMSGSGDGSSGNVGVNIAGGDLNQQKNTMAIANTNAPLGNATATASADQNGPGLTVHNNADRTYRVDTLTFTTSASGSSSRDGSFTSSDDRSSSSSFSVAGAKSASNNGSSSWNSSGSASSNASGSNSSNASGSNSATASGSNSWNASGSASANASSSSSASLNATLAAAADATRTVTTDDGRRERTRTDSFDASLNASLDASIDKSHESAYDSSFEKAFDSSYDKTRNSSYDKSRDSSYEKSRDSSYEKAHDSSYANASESAYEKSGEKANQSSNDVSKSFSESSSYDLSNTVSFQVLTPTGWANPVTNTATLSGSVNGGSGNLGVNVAAGVGNQQSNSLAISNTSF, from the coding sequence ATGAAACCCTCGATGGCAATCAAGCCTCTGGTTTTCGCAATTGCTGCGGTCATGGCTGTTGCTGTACAAGCTGATCAGAACGACCGGCGTGGTGGGCACCACAATGGTCACCATAACAACGGCCAACACACCCCACCTCCCACCCGGATCCCGGTGTACGCCACCGCCAACGCCATAGATAGCCAGCGCAGCACCGGCAATACCGTCACCAACCAAGGTACCATCAACGAAGCCGAGATGAGCAGCTCGGCCACCGGTGCCAGCGGCAACGTCGGGGTCAACGTGGCGGCCGGTAACGGCAACCAACAAGACAACGCCGCCGCCATCGCCAACGCAGCGTCCGACTCGAGCCTGGACAACAGCTTCGTGTTCGGAACCGCCGAAGCCACTGCGGACGTTCGCCAGTTCAGCAACAACAACCGGGTCGACAACTGGTCTACCCAATCGTCTGCGGTGATGAGCGGTTCGGGTGACGGCTCCTCCGGTAACGTGGGCGTCAACATTGCGGGTGGCGACCTCAACCAACAGAAAAACACCATGGCGATCGCCAACACCAATGCGCCATTGGGTAATGCCACCGCAACCGCCTCTGCCGACCAGAACGGCCCAGGCCTGACCGTGCACAACAACGCCGACCGCACCTACCGTGTGGACACGCTGACCTTCACCACGTCGGCCAGCGGTTCGAGCTCTCGCGATGGCTCGTTCACCTCCAGCGATGACCGCAGCTCGTCCTCGAGCTTCAGCGTGGCCGGTGCCAAAAGCGCCAGCAACAATGGCTCCAGCTCCTGGAACTCCAGTGGCTCGGCCAGTTCGAACGCCAGCGGCTCCAACAGCTCCAACGCCAGCGGGTCGAACAGCGCCACTGCCAGCGGCTCCAATAGCTGGAACGCCAGCGGCTCTGCCAGCGCTAACGCCAGCTCGTCCAGCAGTGCCAGCCTGAACGCTACCCTGGCAGCTGCCGCCGATGCGACGCGCACTGTGACCACCGACGATGGCCGTCGTGAACGCACCCGTACCGACAGCTTCGATGCTTCGCTCAATGCGTCGCTCGATGCTTCGATCGACAAGTCGCATGAAAGCGCCTACGACTCGTCGTTCGAAAAAGCGTTCGACTCCTCCTACGACAAGACCCGCAACTCTTCGTACGACAAGTCTCGCGACTCTTCGTACGAGAAGTCCCGCGACTCTTCGTATGAGAAAGCCCACGATTCTTCTTACGCAAACGCTTCGGAGTCTGCGTACGAAAAATCGGGCGAAAAAGCCAATCAATCGTCTAACGACGTGTCGAAAAGCTTCAGCGAAAGCAGCTCGTATGACCTGAGCAACACCGTGTCCTTCCAAGTGCTGACCCCAACCGGCTGGGCCAACCCTGTGACCAACACTGCAACCCTGAGCGGTTCGGTGAATGGTGGCAGCGGCAACCTGGGCGTCAACGTGGCAGCCGGTGTGGGCAACCAGCAAAGCAACTCGCTGGCCATCTCCAACACCTCGTTCTAA
- a CDS encoding sulfatase-like hydrolase/transferase — MKNLFDHPRTRLVALAGLVLVIPLGTRAMLGWSNPLGYLSDLALGSLLVLLLHRRPWWLALPVLLAWAALWVASAELVSAVGRLPTSADLGYLTDSQFMENSTGGGLAHGWLPWLLAAGVLGWLLSVWSSRGQRVAPLPRKAWAVTLLLFGAHWGSQHLAPSDAEQWRQYNLSHQVLSAGVGSLQRQALGWAGQEQVVTPLPSSGLTQSDLHGQKLLKAPGSARNLLVITVEGIPGAYIRANRQALHSRFDEDLMPKLSRWAERGMNTPDYVLHTHQTIRGLYAMLCGDYDKLANGTPKGVELLTQNDRNQACLPAQLRQAGFTTHYLQGAGLRFMAKDRIMPHIGFDSVHGLEWFRNKNYLEFPWGKDDRAFFEGALDYVGQLRKQDKPWMLTLLTVGTHQPYSAPAAYLERYDTPKQAAVAYLDDAIGAFLDNLERQGVLKDTLVVVTSDESHGIDGVRLASSWGFNLTLAPEQAELPTIKRGTYGHIDLTTSLLDYFALPIPVALGGRSLYRDYDTGREMIAYTNGMLRYHNGQGVFTECDFQQRCRRYASEGFIADQARYLGTGDDMLGQQVVTLAGTLDQSLLQTPLNLRYQFGGPSPIKLRKRIHDDWADNLIGAQYLEMPGGSHTRVRVKVRSLDPRRAAYIQLKAKQLEQDVPLGLPEEIRVTADQPLEMEFSFDNPTERKAFSFHLLGYGGGAVEVSDFSVITALPGESDVPDELTDDPIAHSG; from the coding sequence GTGAAGAACCTGTTCGACCACCCACGCACCCGGCTCGTCGCTTTGGCGGGCCTGGTGCTGGTGATCCCACTGGGTACGCGCGCCATGCTGGGTTGGTCCAACCCGCTCGGTTATCTGTCCGATCTGGCCCTCGGCAGCCTGCTGGTCTTGCTGCTGCACCGCCGGCCGTGGTGGCTGGCGTTGCCGGTTCTGCTGGCCTGGGCGGCGCTCTGGGTGGCGTCGGCCGAGCTGGTGAGCGCGGTGGGCAGGCTGCCCACCAGCGCCGACCTCGGCTACCTGACCGACTCCCAATTCATGGAGAACTCAACCGGCGGCGGCCTCGCGCATGGCTGGTTGCCCTGGCTCTTGGCGGCCGGCGTGCTGGGCTGGTTGCTCAGCGTCTGGAGCAGCCGCGGCCAACGTGTCGCCCCCCTGCCCCGCAAGGCCTGGGCAGTTACGCTGCTGCTGTTTGGCGCGCACTGGGGCAGCCAACACCTGGCGCCTTCCGATGCCGAGCAGTGGCGGCAGTACAACCTCTCGCATCAGGTGCTGTCGGCCGGCGTCGGTAGCCTGCAGCGCCAGGCCCTGGGCTGGGCCGGCCAGGAACAGGTGGTCACGCCCTTGCCCAGCAGTGGCCTGACCCAGTCCGACCTGCATGGCCAGAAGCTGCTCAAGGCACCGGGCAGTGCACGCAACCTGTTGGTCATCACCGTCGAAGGCATCCCCGGGGCCTACATTCGCGCCAACCGCCAGGCCCTGCACAGCCGCTTCGACGAAGACCTGATGCCAAAGCTCAGCCGTTGGGCCGAACGCGGCATGAACACCCCGGATTATGTGCTGCACACCCACCAGACCATCCGTGGCCTGTACGCGATGCTGTGCGGTGATTACGACAAGCTGGCCAACGGCACGCCTAAGGGCGTCGAACTGCTGACCCAGAACGACCGTAACCAGGCCTGCCTGCCGGCACAGTTGCGCCAGGCCGGGTTCACCACCCACTACCTACAGGGTGCTGGGCTGCGCTTCATGGCCAAGGACCGCATCATGCCGCACATCGGTTTCGATTCGGTGCATGGCCTGGAGTGGTTCCGCAACAAGAACTACCTGGAATTTCCTTGGGGCAAGGACGACCGCGCTTTCTTCGAAGGTGCCCTGGACTATGTCGGCCAGCTGAGGAAACAAGACAAACCCTGGATGCTGACCCTGCTGACCGTGGGCACTCACCAGCCTTATTCGGCACCGGCGGCTTACCTCGAGCGCTACGACACGCCCAAGCAGGCTGCCGTCGCCTACCTGGACGATGCAATCGGCGCGTTTCTCGATAACCTCGAACGCCAGGGTGTGCTCAAGGACACCCTGGTGGTAGTCACTTCCGACGAGTCCCACGGCATAGACGGCGTGCGTCTGGCATCCTCGTGGGGTTTCAACCTCACCCTGGCGCCGGAGCAGGCGGAGCTACCCACTATCAAGCGCGGCACCTATGGCCATATCGACCTGACCACGTCGCTGCTCGACTACTTCGCCTTGCCGATCCCCGTCGCACTGGGTGGCCGCTCGCTGTACCGCGATTACGACACTGGCCGCGAGATGATCGCCTACACCAACGGCATGCTGCGTTACCACAACGGCCAAGGCGTGTTCACCGAATGCGACTTCCAGCAGCGCTGCCGACGCTACGCCAGCGAAGGTTTCATCGCCGACCAGGCGCGCTACCTCGGCACCGGTGACGACATGCTCGGCCAGCAGGTCGTTACCCTGGCCGGCACCCTCGACCAGTCGCTGCTGCAAACGCCGCTCAACCTGCGCTACCAGTTCGGCGGCCCATCACCGATAAAGTTGCGCAAGCGCATTCACGATGACTGGGCCGACAACCTGATCGGTGCGCAGTACCTGGAGATGCCCGGCGGCTCGCACACCCGTGTACGGGTCAAGGTGCGCTCGCTGGACCCACGTCGTGCGGCCTACATTCAGCTCAAGGCCAAGCAACTGGAGCAAGATGTGCCATTGGGGCTGCCAGAAGAAATCCGCGTGACGGCGGATCAGCCACTGGAAATGGAGTTCAGCTTTGACAACCCGACCGAGCGCAAGGCGTTTTCCTTCCACCTGCTGGGGTATGGCGGCGGTGCGGTCGAAGTCAGCGACTTCAGTGTGATTACCGCATTACCTGGGGAAAGCGACGTGCCGGATGAACTGACCGACGACCCTATCGCCCATTCGGGCTGA
- a CDS encoding C39 family peptidase produces MRIFALAFLLCLASVSEAAQMPLSVLPGGAVVFKPIQSVRERKFADLVQQKTDFSCGAAALATILRQAYWLDVDEQHIIEGMLAHADQDLVRTQGFSMLDMKRYVESLGMRARGYRVAPETLTSVRIPVVVLMDIRGYKHFVVMQKVDNGWVYIGDPVLGHKRFKVEDFLKGWNGIIFAVIGQGYDKGNALLDPPLPLTAKGRVNNFTPVQDAELLDFGFIKSDFF; encoded by the coding sequence ATGCGTATTTTCGCCTTGGCGTTTTTGCTGTGCCTGGCCAGCGTGAGCGAAGCTGCACAAATGCCGTTGTCCGTGCTGCCCGGTGGCGCGGTGGTGTTCAAACCCATCCAGAGTGTGCGCGAGCGCAAGTTCGCCGACCTGGTGCAACAAAAAACCGACTTCAGTTGTGGCGCCGCGGCGCTGGCCACCATCCTGCGCCAGGCCTACTGGCTCGACGTGGACGAACAACACATCATCGAAGGCATGCTGGCGCACGCCGATCAAGACCTGGTGCGCACGCAGGGCTTCTCCATGCTCGACATGAAACGCTACGTAGAAAGCCTGGGCATGCGCGCCCGTGGGTACCGGGTAGCACCCGAAACCCTGACCAGCGTGCGTATCCCGGTCGTGGTGCTGATGGACATCCGTGGCTACAAGCACTTTGTGGTCATGCAAAAGGTCGACAACGGCTGGGTGTACATCGGTGACCCTGTGCTGGGCCACAAACGCTTCAAGGTCGAGGACTTCCTCAAAGGCTGGAACGGCATCATCTTCGCCGTGATCGGCCAGGGTTATGACAAGGGCAATGCCCTGCTCGACCCGCCTCTGCCACTGACTGCCAAGGGCCGCGTCAATAACTTCACCCCGGTACAGGACGCAGAGCTGCTGGATTTCGGCTTCATCAAAAGCGACTTTTTCTAA
- the mcpP gene encoding methyl-accepting chemotaxis protein McpP produces MKTLRSMSISRRLWLILLVAVAMLVVLGLLMLRQIHGDLYHAKAEKTRHVVQTAAGVLAYYQGLEAAGTLSRDAAQQQALQVVRALRYDHDDYFWINDLGPKMIMHPANPKLDGQDLSAIRDPDGFAVFNEMVNLARSQGAGPVNYRWPKPGASEPVAKTSYIQLFKPWGWVIGSGVYIDDVQAEFARQLRDASLVGLGIALLMALVVMLIARSIARPLQEAVQAMGTIASGESDLTRRLDTHGRDEITHLGEHFNRFNGKLQGVVGQLQGAAHDLARSAGHVGDNAGAAQQHSAQQSQQMEQVATAVNEVTYAVQDVAKTAEQAAGEMRAAQQQVQHGQQAIHGSLEQIDRLSATIDQAVQVIRDLAGHSTRIGGVLDVIRSIAEQTNLLALNAAIEAARAGEQGRGFAVVADEVRLLAQRTAQSTAEIHTMIEHLQGQSDAAVRAIDTSSEASRQTIEQAREAGASLDAISQVLHNLTALNASIASATLQQSHVVEEINRNVLDTAGLSQQTAEAARQSSDAGAALGRLSQELEQLLRQFRV; encoded by the coding sequence ATGAAAACCCTGAGATCGATGTCGATCAGCCGTCGTCTGTGGCTGATTCTGTTGGTGGCGGTGGCCATGCTGGTAGTCCTGGGCCTGCTGATGCTGCGCCAGATCCATGGCGACCTGTACCACGCCAAGGCGGAAAAGACCCGCCACGTGGTGCAGACCGCAGCCGGTGTGCTGGCCTATTACCAAGGCCTGGAGGCGGCCGGCACGTTGAGCCGCGATGCCGCCCAGCAACAGGCGTTGCAAGTGGTGCGCGCGCTGCGTTACGACCACGACGACTACTTCTGGATCAACGACCTGGGGCCGAAGATGATCATGCATCCGGCCAACCCCAAGCTCGACGGCCAGGACCTGTCTGCCATTCGCGACCCCGACGGCTTTGCCGTGTTCAACGAAATGGTCAACCTCGCCCGCAGCCAGGGCGCCGGCCCGGTCAACTATCGCTGGCCCAAACCCGGCGCCAGTGAACCGGTCGCGAAAACCTCTTATATACAGCTGTTCAAGCCGTGGGGCTGGGTCATCGGCTCAGGCGTGTACATCGATGACGTGCAGGCCGAATTTGCCCGGCAATTGCGCGACGCCTCGCTGGTCGGACTGGGCATTGCGCTGCTGATGGCGCTGGTGGTCATGCTGATTGCCCGCAGTATCGCCCGCCCCTTGCAGGAGGCCGTGCAGGCCATGGGCACAATCGCCAGTGGCGAAAGCGACCTGACCCGACGCCTGGACACCCACGGCCGGGATGAAATCACGCACTTGGGTGAACACTTCAACCGCTTCAACGGCAAGCTTCAGGGCGTGGTCGGCCAGCTACAGGGCGCCGCCCATGACCTGGCCAGGTCCGCCGGCCATGTCGGTGACAACGCCGGGGCAGCGCAACAGCACAGTGCCCAGCAATCCCAACAGATGGAGCAGGTGGCCACGGCCGTCAACGAAGTCACCTACGCCGTGCAGGATGTGGCCAAGACGGCCGAGCAGGCCGCCGGGGAAATGCGCGCGGCCCAGCAACAAGTGCAGCATGGCCAGCAGGCCATTCATGGCAGCCTGGAACAGATCGATCGGCTGTCGGCGACCATCGACCAGGCTGTCCAGGTGATTCGCGACTTGGCCGGGCACAGCACGCGCATTGGGGGTGTGCTGGACGTGATTCGCTCCATCGCCGAGCAGACCAACCTGCTCGCCCTCAACGCGGCCATCGAAGCGGCACGCGCCGGTGAACAGGGCCGTGGCTTTGCGGTGGTCGCCGACGAGGTTCGCCTGCTGGCCCAGCGCACCGCTCAGTCCACGGCCGAAATCCATACCATGATCGAGCACCTGCAAGGCCAGTCGGACGCGGCAGTACGGGCTATCGACACCAGCAGCGAGGCCTCGCGCCAGACTATCGAGCAGGCCCGCGAGGCCGGTGCCAGCCTGGATGCCATCAGCCAGGTGCTGCATAACCTGACCGCGCTCAACGCGTCCATCGCCAGTGCCACCTTGCAGCAATCGCATGTGGTCGAGGAGATCAACCGCAACGTGCTGGATACCGCCGGCTTGTCCCAGCAGACCGCCGAGGCGGCACGCCAGTCGAGTGATGCAGGCGCAGCGCTGGGGCGGTTGAGTCAGGAACTGGAGCAGCTACTGCGGCAGTTCCGCGTATAG
- the pnuC gene encoding nicotinamide riboside transporter PnuC, with translation MSGLELIAAVLGVTAVWLTVKQNAWCWPIGLVMVLIYGWLFFEVKLYSGMLLQVAYALLQLYGWWQWKRPGRAHDARQVTRLHTRALCTGLALGALLSTALGAAMANWTDAALPWLDATLTGFSLVAQLWMAQKRLQCWPLWFVVDIVYVGQYLHQQLYFTAGFFAVLTLIAIRGWLEWRRDPALVQA, from the coding sequence ATGTCCGGCCTTGAACTCATCGCCGCCGTACTCGGCGTCACCGCTGTCTGGCTCACCGTCAAGCAGAACGCCTGGTGCTGGCCGATCGGGTTGGTCATGGTGTTGATCTATGGCTGGCTGTTCTTCGAGGTAAAGCTGTACTCGGGCATGTTGCTGCAAGTGGCCTACGCCCTATTGCAGTTGTACGGCTGGTGGCAATGGAAGCGCCCGGGCCGTGCGCACGATGCCCGCCAGGTGACACGCCTGCACACGCGCGCGCTGTGCACCGGGCTCGCACTCGGCGCACTGCTCAGCACGGCCCTGGGTGCAGCCATGGCCAACTGGACCGATGCCGCCCTGCCCTGGCTGGACGCCACGCTGACCGGCTTCAGCCTGGTCGCGCAACTGTGGATGGCACAGAAACGCCTGCAATGCTGGCCATTGTGGTTTGTGGTAGACATCGTCTATGTCGGCCAGTACCTGCATCAGCAACTGTATTTCACCGCAGGCTTCTTCGCGGTGCTCACGCTGATCGCCATACGTGGCTGGCTGGAATGGCGCCGTGACCCCGCGCTGGTGCAAGCATGA